The Acidithiobacillus sp. genome contains the following window.
AGCATCGACACCGGCCTCTGCCAGCACCGGAGCGCAGAGCGCAACATCATGTCCGTAGGCATTGGCTTTGACCGCCGCCATAATTTGCGCGTGGGGCGCATGTTGGCGCACTACGGCCATATTATGGCGTAGAGCAGCAGCGGAAATATGGGCAACAACAGGGCGAGTCATATCACCATGATACCGCAAAGCACAGGAAAATCCCCTGGCAAAAATCAGCGCACAGCGAGCTAATGCCCGAAACTATCCCCAGACGGCGCATAATTCTCAAAGCGGGTATATTCACCGAAGAAGCTCATCCGCACGGTCCCGATGGGTCCGTTGCGCTGCTTACCGATGATCACCTCGGCAATGCCCTTCACCTCTTCCTTATCCTTGTAATACACCTCATCGCGGTAAAGGAAGAGAATCAGGTCGGCGTCCTGTTCAATAGCGCCGGATTCACGCAGATCGGACATCTGCGGACGCTTTTCGGTACGGCTTTCCAGGCTGCGGTTGAGTTGCGAAAGGGCAATCACCGGGATGGACAGCTCTTTGGCCAACGCCTTGAGCGACCGGCTGATCTCGGAAATCTCCGCGACCCGATTGTCACCTCTCCCCGGCACCTGCATGAGTTGCAGATAGTCGACCACAACCAGCGCCAAACCATGTTCTCGCTTCAGCCGACGCGCCCGCGAGCGTAAGTCCGTCGGCGTCAGCGCCGCCGAGTCGTCCGCGAACAACGGTGCATTACCAAGTTCACCGATGGCATGGGCGATTCGCGGCCAGTCGTCATTACCCAGACTGCCATTGCGCAGCCGATGCTGGTCCACCCGCCCGCGCGACGAAAGTGCCCGCAAGACGATCTCGTCCGTCGGCATTTCCATACTGAAAACCGCCACCGGCTTGCCTTCGTTACAAGCGACATGCTCGGCTATATTCATGGCGAAAGAGGTTTTGCCCATGCTCGGACGACCCGCGACGATGATGAGCTGACCCGGATGCAGACCGGAGGTTTTCTCGTCCAGATCGGCAAAGCCTGTGGACAGACCCGTGACGCCTTTTTTCTCGCGGGCGATGGTTTCGATTCGATCGATTACCGCCGGAAGTGCATCCTTGAGTTGCTTGAAGCCTTCACCAACCCGCTGCTGCCCTTCGGCGAGCTGAAAGACCCGGCTTTCCGCTTCGTCCAACAGCGCCTGAGCTTCCCGCCCTTCCGGACGATAGGCCAGTTCGGCGATTTCCCGGCCAACCCGAATGAGGTCGCGCAGGGTAGCTCGCTCCCGCACGATCCGCGCATAGGCGAGCACATTGGCCGCCGAGGGCGTCTCGTTGGCCAACATGAGGAGATACTGCACCCCGCCCACCTCAGCAAGTTGCTCGTGATCTTGCAACCACTCGGAGACCGTGACGGCGTCTACTGCCCGCCCGGCACCCAGCATGGCACTGATGGCCAGAAAAATCTGGCGGTGACGGCGCTCATAAAAATCTTCGGCCGTCACCGCCTCGGTCACTTGATCCGCTGTATCGGGGTCAATCAGCAGAGCACCGATGACGGATTGCTCTGCCTCAATAGAGTGCGGCGGGGCCTTGACCCCGCCGCCATGGTCCGCAGACTCGAACACTCCGCCCGCCCTCGCCAGTACCAGGGTCAGGCGCGCTCGACGAACACCATCACGTCCAGCTCCACTTCCGGGTGCAGGTGTAACCGCGCAGGGAATTCACCTATCCGCTTGATTGGGCCATCCGCCAAACGGATTTCCGAATGGGCCACTTCATGACCCAAGGCTGCCAGCGCGGCGCTGATATCATGCAAGCCCACCGAGCCAAACAAACGGCCATCTTCGCCCGCCTGCAGGGCAATTTTGACCACGGCTTCCGCCAACGCGGCAGCGCGTTTCTGAGCCACCTGCAAACGCTCTAATTCGACATGCTCCAATGCCGCCTTACGCTCGGCAAAATCTTCCAGATTACGCTGGTTGGCCACCACGGCCTTGCCCTGCGGCACCAGAAAATTGCGTCCATAGCCCGGCCGCACTTCGACCACATCACCCAGACGCCCCAACTTATTGATACGTTCCAGCAAAATCACTTTCATTCCAAATCCCTCCAAAAAATTCCCTGCTAAACCGCCATCAGGACCGCGAGCCGGCAAACCGTTGACGCAAGTGAAAAACACGATCCACAATGCCCAGCACAGCAACCACCAGCAAGAACTGCGTAAGCAGGATCAGTCCAATATAAAAAGCTGCCAGCGCAATTAGGGGCCAACCCTTTGACGCAAACCACAAGTGCACGAAACTCAGGCCTTGCAGCAGATACAGACCGCCGACTAGTATGGCAAGGTTCTGTACTGACCATAGCGCATCACCATGCAGCAGGCTGATGCCCAACAACGTCACGACGAGCAACCAGATCAGCCGATCCGGCAGCACCCAGTCCCGAAACACCCGTTGTGGCGCCAGAATGCCCTGGAAACCTTCACTCCAACGACTGGCCAGCAACGCCGCCAGCGTCCAGAGCAGCGCCATGCCTGCGGCGAGAATTCCTGGCATCAAGCGGGTCATGTCACCCAATATCTGGCGCTGCGTCGTACTTAACTCTTTCCGCACGGGTGCCAGCAAATGTTCCATCTGCGTTTGCCAGAAGGCCGGACCCACACCCTGCGGTATGACCCAAAGCAAGAGCACCAGCGTCAAAACAGACAAGCCGATGGTCACCCAGACTACCCCACCCCACTGCAGGTCCCACTGCAGGCCTTCCCCCAACAGCCGCCCCGGCAGCCAGGCCACTAGAGCAAACGCCACACCATACCACGGGTTCAGCGTAAACAGTGCGGAGGCGACCCCGGCAATCAGCAGAACCTCAAAGCTTTCCTTGCGTCCAGCCTGCAGGGTAACGAGCGCCACCAAAGCGACGCAGTTGAGCAGTAACGGCCCGGCAAGAAAGGGGACCAGTCCCGCAGCACTAAAGAGTACCGCGATACTGATGCCAGCTTGCCAGCGTCCGCTGAGAAACCAGCGCAAGACCCCACCCTCCGCCTGCGCCGCCACCCGAACGCCGGTGCCTTAACGCACGACGTAGGGCAATAACGCCAGAAAACGGGCGCGTTTGATCGCTGTAGTCAACTGCCGCTGATACAAATTGCTGGTACCGGTAATCCGGCTGGGGACGATTTTACCTGTCTCGCCCACATAAGCCTGCAAGGTTTTCAGATCCTTGTAGTCAATTTCTTTGACGCCTTCTGCCTTGAAACGGCAGAACTTACGGCGGCGGGTAAAGTTACTGCCACCGCCACGCTTGTCGCCATCGTTATCCCGATCTCTGTCCCGATTAAATGCCATCTGAAATCTCCTTGATTAGGCCGTCGCTACGGTTTCGTTATCGCTGTGGTCCGGCTCGCTGTCGTCTTCGGCGGTGTCTTCACTGCGCTCACGGCGGTCACTCTCATCGCGGGCCAGGAAGGAGGGCCCAGTGACGGCTTCATCGCGGGCCAGAATCAGGTGGCGCAATACCGCGTCATTGAAGCGGAAGGCATCTTCCAGCTCGGCCAAAGCGGCCCCGGTGCACTCCACATTCATCAGGACATAATGGGCCTTGTGGGCCTTCTTGATGGGGTAAGCCAGTTGGCGGCGGCCCCAGTCTTCCAGACGATGAAAATGCCCGCCATCGCTCTCGATCATGCCACGATAGCGCTCAATCATCTGGGGGACCTGCTCACTCTGGTCAGGATGGACCAGAAATACAATTTCATAATGACGCAAAAGTTGCTCCTTATGGTTCACTGCGGAGTCCGGGCGCCCATCGCCCGAACAAGGAGTAAAAGGTGAGGGCGTATTCTAATACGCGACACGGGAAAAACAAGGGGTTAACCTTTTGGCCCGTGCATCAGCCAGAGAATCCAGGGGCCAGAGCCCGCAATTGCTCGATCTGATGCAGACAGCGCGCCCGGTCTGCGGGGGACAGGGGTAATGTTGCAGCGTTCCCGGCGAGTTTCTCCAGGCGGTCACCCGTCGGCAGTGCCTCCTTGGATTGGAGATGCGAGATCGCCGTTTTCGCCCCCTCCGGATCGTTACAAATCAGCAGCAAGTCCGCGCCTGCCGCCAGTGCCGCATCCACCCGCGCGGCCATATCGCCGACTCCATGCGCACCCGCCATGCTGAGGTCGTCACTGACCACCACACCAGTAAAGCCCATATCTTTGCGGAGGATATCCTGCAGCCAGCGCGACGAGAAACCGGCGGGGCGTTCCGTATCTACCCGGGGATAGAGACAATGCGCGGGCATGATCGCCGGAATCCCCGCAGCGATCAGGGCAGCAAAGGGCTGGAGATCTTCCTGAATGGCGCTGAACGGACGCTCATCCAGAGGTAAATCGAGATGAGAGTCGGCGGCCACTGCACCGTGACCGGGGAAATGCTTGGCGACCCCCTGCAAGCCGGTCCGTGCCATACCCTCCCAGAACGCTACCGCGATAACACCCACCCACTCTGGATCGCGATGGATAGCGCGGTCGCCAATCACTGCAGAAACGCCGCGATCCAGATCTACACAGGGGGTAAAGTCCATGTCCAGGCCGAGCGCCCGGAGCTCCGCACCGAGTAGAAGACCCCAGTCCCGTGCTGCCGTTTGCGCCTTTTCCAGTCCGGCGCGATCCGCCAGACAACCCAGAGTCGCCATGGGTGGGAAGTGCGTCACCCCGGCGCGCAGACGCTGCACCCGCCCCCCCTCCTGATCAATACCGATGAGGAGCGGGGGAGAACGCAGCGCATGCAATTCGCCGCACAGGGCGCGCACCTGTTCGGCATCAACACAGTTGCGTGCAAAAAGGATGACGCCACCCACTGCTGGCTGGCGCAGCATCGCGCATTCCGCGGCAGTAGGCTGCAGCCCAGCAATATCGACCATCAGCGGCCCCCAAGCAGGGCGCTGCAGCTCAGTCTGTATCGGCATGGGGGGTGGGCTCCTGCATACTGGCCCGCGCCTTGGCTGCGGCACGGGCTTTGGCTTCTTCCTTGTCCATCTCTTCGTTCTGCACCAACTGCATATCCGACGGCATGGATATCGGCAAAGCAATACTCGGCGGCTGGCTGGGAATACCATGCACATGCACGGGCACGATCATCATGCTGAAACCATCATGCTGCAGGCGATCCTGCACAATAAAGCTGACTTCATCATGCAGCAGTCCGTGGAAGGGCCCCTGCGCAGATGTATCAATCACCCGTCCCGCGAAGAAGATGCTCTGCGGAAAATAGCGGATAGCGACATTGGCCAATTCCTCCATCGCCAGGATACGGTCGGTAGAGTAGGTGGCGAACCAGGTCGCCGCCATCCCTTCGTTGCGGCAAAAGGCCATATACTGGTTGGCCTCAGTCTCCACGTATACCTTCAGGTCTTCCAGGGCCTTGATACCCTTAAACTCACCCTGACCAACAATACCCGCCAGCAGAAACACATAGTTCTTGACGAAGCCACTGACCATACGGTGCGCCGTCAGCAAGGTATGCAGTCCCAGGCCGTCAAAACGGCTGACAAAAAATACGGCCGTGGCACCACGCGGATCCAGGGGCAGGTTGGGGCCAGACTCCAGATGCTCGGGCACCACATCCAGCATGGTTTCGTCCAGTTCGGCGGTGATTTTACTGATACTTTTGTAATGGCGATAGATCAAATATCCGAGACCCACCACAATCGCAGTAACCAGCAGAGTGAACCAACCACCCGCATCAAATTTCTCGAAAATGGTGATGGCGAGAATGGAGGCCGTGACGATAAAGCCCAGAATACTGACGGCAAGTCGGCCCCGCCAGAGTGGCTCCTGATGCCGCTGGCCAAACCAGTGCCGGCTCAATCCCGCCATGGTCAGGGTAAAGGTGATGAATACATTGATGCTGTACAGCACCACCAGAATGCTGACATGTCCGCCCGTCGCGAGGAGGATGGCAATAGCCGAAAAACCAATGAGCAACACGCCATTGCGTGACACAAAACGATCCGACAGGTAGGAAAAGCGCTCTGGCAACCAACGATCGACGGCCATATTCGCCATGACGATAGGCGCCGTGATAATACCCGTATTGGCGGCGATAAAGAGAAGCAGACCCTCGCTAATCAGGGTAAGCAGTGTCGCCGTCGAACCAAAGGGGATACCCCCCACCGTCCACCCCTGGGTAATTGCACCATAGAGCACGGCATTCAGGGTTTGCCCCTGCTGGCCGTGCACGTGGTACATCAGGTACAAAAAGATCAGACTGCCCGCGACCAGAGACAGAGACGTCGCCAGCAAGGTCATCGTGCGCTGGCCGGTCTGCACACGCGGTTCACGCATAATGTGCACCCCATTGGCTACGGCCTCCAAACCCGTATAGGTACCACCACCCAGGCTGAAGGCCCGCAATACCAGCGCCACAATAAAGATCCAGCCATATTGCATGCTGTCATGCCGAACACCCGCAACGGTGTTATAGGCAATGGCCGGCACGGCTTCCACGTGGCTCAGCAGCCCCCAACCGAGGAGTATGGTGTGGGTCAGGACGAAAGCCATAAAGATCGGCAACAAAATCTTGATGGATTCTTTCATACCGCGCAAATTGATAAAAATCAGCAACAGCAACACGGCGGCATCCAAGAAAATGCGCTCATCGTACCAGGAGGAAGGCATACTACTCAGCAGCGCCTCGGTGCCCGACGCCACCGAGATCGCCGCCGTTAAAATGTAATCGACAATCAAAGCGGCGCCACTCACCAGACCGGCCTTCGGCCCTAACAGGGTAGACGCGGTGTGATAACCGCCGCCGCCGTCGGGAAAAAGAGCAATGACTTGTTTGTAACCAGCCGAAATGACGAACACCGAGAGCGGGATGCCGATGGCCAGCAAAACGGCCAGATATTCATGCCCTTTCAGGGCATAGTAAATTTCCGGAGGACCATAGGCGGAGGAAGACAGGGCATCGGAACCCAGACCGACCCAGGCCAGAAACGCCGCGAGCGAAAGATTCTCGAAAAGTTTGGGATTGAACACGTTTACGGCGCGACGAAAACGTGGCAAGCGGATCCAGGCCATTCACTGCCTCCTAGCGGGGAAACGCAGCGGTGGCTGCAGGCCGATAAAAACAGGGGTGTTTACCGGACATGCCGCAAAGAGCATGCACACCGCATCCGGCGCCATCCGCACACAGCCCGCCGACACTGGCTGGCCGAGGTGATCCACATCGGCAGTACCGTGGATGTAAATATAACGGCGGAAGGTATCCTGAGAGCCGCCACGATTAAAACCGCTTTCGCTGCCGGAGAGCCAAAGAATACGGCCGAGAATCCAGTCTTGCCGCGGCTGGCCCGCCGCCCACTGCGCGCTGTAACGGGCACCCGTCCAGCGCCGGCCGCGCAGGATTGCCGTCGTGGGCAGGCCTTCACCGATGCGCGCGCGCACCACATGCCATCCGCGCGGCGTGCACCCGCTGTCACGTTGTTCACCGAGTCCGTTACGAGCCGTGGATATGACATACTCCGAACGCAGCTCAGCACCGCTCATCTCGCGCAACCGCTGGGCGGGAACATCCACCCAGAGCCAGCGTGGGGGCATTTCAGCGCGCAAAGAGGGCGATGGATTCGACATGGACGGTATGAGGAAACATGTTGACGACGCCAGCCGCTTGCAGATGATAGCCGCGTTCGTGTACCAGATACGCCGCATCACGGGCCAGGGTCGCCGGATTGCAGGAGACATACACCAGGCGGCTGACACCGGGGGTCAAACTGCGCAGCACTTCAATGGCGCCACTGCGGGGGGGGTCGATGAGCATTTTGTCGATGGTGCCCGCCAGCGCAAAATCTTCCATCTGCGCCTGGGTGAGATCGGCTACGGCATATCGGGCTTTATCCGTCAGGCCATTGGCGGCGGCATTCTCGGTAGCCAGCGCGACCAATCGAGCATCCCCTTCAATGCCAAGTACCTGCGCCCCCAATCGGGCGATAGGCAGGGTAAAATTTCCGAGTCCGCAGAAGAGATCCAGGATCCGCTCTCCCGGTTGCGGCTGCAGCAGCGCCATGGCGCGGCGCACCATCACCTGATTCGCCGCCTGATTAACTTGAGTGAAGACCAGCGGATCAAAACGCAGGCGCAACTGATAATCCGGCAGGTCGTAATAGAGGGGCTCCGGCTGCTCCGGCCATAAAGGATGCAAGGTGTCCGGCCCGCGCGGCTGCAACCATATCTGCAGGTCGTGTTGCGCACCAAAAGCACGCAAGTGCCGCAGATCGCTTTCCGCCAGCGGCCGCATGTGACGAAACACCAGAGCGACCGCATCCGGCGTGGCGGCCACTTCAATCTGCGGAAAATCCTGGGGCGATTGCATCTGCCCGATCAGCGCCCGCAGGGGCAGGATGCGCTGTCCGATGCGCGGGTCAAGGGTCAGACATTGGCCCATGTCCACGACATAAC
Protein-coding sequences here:
- a CDS encoding APC family permease, producing the protein MAWIRLPRFRRAVNVFNPKLFENLSLAAFLAWVGLGSDALSSSAYGPPEIYYALKGHEYLAVLLAIGIPLSVFVISAGYKQVIALFPDGGGGYHTASTLLGPKAGLVSGAALIVDYILTAAISVASGTEALLSSMPSSWYDERIFLDAAVLLLLIFINLRGMKESIKILLPIFMAFVLTHTILLGWGLLSHVEAVPAIAYNTVAGVRHDSMQYGWIFIVALVLRAFSLGGGTYTGLEAVANGVHIMREPRVQTGQRTMTLLATSLSLVAGSLIFLYLMYHVHGQQGQTLNAVLYGAITQGWTVGGIPFGSTATLLTLISEGLLLFIAANTGIITAPIVMANMAVDRWLPERFSYLSDRFVSRNGVLLIGFSAIAILLATGGHVSILVVLYSINVFITFTLTMAGLSRHWFGQRHQEPLWRGRLAVSILGFIVTASILAITIFEKFDAGGWFTLLVTAIVVGLGYLIYRHYKSISKITAELDETMLDVVPEHLESGPNLPLDPRGATAVFFVSRFDGLGLHTLLTAHRMVSGFVKNYVFLLAGIVGQGEFKGIKALEDLKVYVETEANQYMAFCRNEGMAATWFATYSTDRILAMEELANVAIRYFPQSIFFAGRVIDTSAQGPFHGLLHDEVSFIVQDRLQHDGFSMMIVPVHVHGIPSQPPSIALPISMPSDMQLVQNEEMDKEEAKARAAAKARASMQEPTPHADTD
- the dnaB gene encoding replicative DNA helicase, producing MFESADHGGGVKAPPHSIEAEQSVIGALLIDPDTADQVTEAVTAEDFYERRHRQIFLAISAMLGAGRAVDAVTVSEWLQDHEQLAEVGGVQYLLMLANETPSAANVLAYARIVRERATLRDLIRVGREIAELAYRPEGREAQALLDEAESRVFQLAEGQQRVGEGFKQLKDALPAVIDRIETIAREKKGVTGLSTGFADLDEKTSGLHPGQLIIVAGRPSMGKTSFAMNIAEHVACNEGKPVAVFSMEMPTDEIVLRALSSRGRVDQHRLRNGSLGNDDWPRIAHAIGELGNAPLFADDSAALTPTDLRSRARRLKREHGLALVVVDYLQLMQVPGRGDNRVAEISEISRSLKALAKELSIPVIALSQLNRSLESRTEKRPQMSDLRESGAIEQDADLILFLYRDEVYYKDKEEVKGIAEVIIGKQRNGPIGTVRMSFFGEYTRFENYAPSGDSFGH
- the rpsR gene encoding 30S ribosomal protein S18 — encoded protein: MAFNRDRDRDNDGDKRGGGSNFTRRRKFCRFKAEGVKEIDYKDLKTLQAYVGETGKIVPSRITGTSNLYQRQLTTAIKRARFLALLPYVVR
- the rlmD gene encoding 23S rRNA (uracil(1939)-C(5))-methyltransferase RlmD, which translates into the protein MSRPKPIHNAQPEQVVIESLDAEGRGIARVEGKVLFVDGALPGERVWARRTQDHKSFDRAEMLQVVKASPLRVSPPCPHFGVCGGCSLQHLEPAAQVAIKQRQLEDNLWRIGKVRPRRVLPPIHGPSLGYRSKARLSVRTPKTRGALVGFRERNSSYVVDMGQCLTLDPRIGQRILPLRALIGQMQSPQDFPQIEVAATPDAVALVFRHMRPLAESDLRHLRAFGAQHDLQIWLQPRGPDTLHPLWPEQPEPLYYDLPDYQLRLRFDPLVFTQVNQAANQVMVRRAMALLQPQPGERILDLFCGLGNFTLPIARLGAQVLGIEGDARLVALATENAAANGLTDKARYAVADLTQAQMEDFALAGTIDKMLIDPPRSGAIEVLRSLTPGVSRLVYVSCNPATLARDAAYLVHERGYHLQAAGVVNMFPHTVHVESIALFAR
- the rplI gene encoding 50S ribosomal protein L9, producing MKVILLERINKLGRLGDVVEVRPGYGRNFLVPQGKAVVANQRNLEDFAERKAALEHVELERLQVAQKRAAALAEAVVKIALQAGEDGRLFGSVGLHDISAALAALGHEVAHSEIRLADGPIKRIGEFPARLHLHPEVELDVMVFVERA
- a CDS encoding DUF2232 domain-containing protein, whose product is MAAQAEGGVLRWFLSGRWQAGISIAVLFSAAGLVPFLAGPLLLNCVALVALVTLQAGRKESFEVLLIAGVASALFTLNPWYGVAFALVAWLPGRLLGEGLQWDLQWGGVVWVTIGLSVLTLVLLLWVIPQGVGPAFWQTQMEHLLAPVRKELSTTQRQILGDMTRLMPGILAAGMALLWTLAALLASRWSEGFQGILAPQRVFRDWVLPDRLIWLLVVTLLGISLLHGDALWSVQNLAILVGGLYLLQGLSFVHLWFASKGWPLIALAAFYIGLILLTQFLLVVAVLGIVDRVFHLRQRFAGSRS
- a CDS encoding L,D-transpeptidase, which codes for MPPRWLWVDVPAQRLREMSGAELRSEYVISTARNGLGEQRDSGCTPRGWHVVRARIGEGLPTTAILRGRRWTGARYSAQWAAGQPRQDWILGRILWLSGSESGFNRGGSQDTFRRYIYIHGTADVDHLGQPVSAGCVRMAPDAVCMLFAACPVNTPVFIGLQPPLRFPARRQ
- the rpsF gene encoding 30S ribosomal protein S6 — translated: MRHYEIVFLVHPDQSEQVPQMIERYRGMIESDGGHFHRLEDWGRRQLAYPIKKAHKAHYVLMNVECTGAALAELEDAFRFNDAVLRHLILARDEAVTGPSFLARDESDRRERSEDTAEDDSEPDHSDNETVATA
- the nagZ gene encoding beta-N-acetylhexosaminidase; translated protein: MPIQTELQRPAWGPLMVDIAGLQPTAAECAMLRQPAVGGVILFARNCVDAEQVRALCGELHALRSPPLLIGIDQEGGRVQRLRAGVTHFPPMATLGCLADRAGLEKAQTAARDWGLLLGAELRALGLDMDFTPCVDLDRGVSAVIGDRAIHRDPEWVGVIAVAFWEGMARTGLQGVAKHFPGHGAVAADSHLDLPLDERPFSAIQEDLQPFAALIAAGIPAIMPAHCLYPRVDTERPAGFSSRWLQDILRKDMGFTGVVVSDDLSMAGAHGVGDMAARVDAALAAGADLLLICNDPEGAKTAISHLQSKEALPTGDRLEKLAGNAATLPLSPADRARCLHQIEQLRALAPGFSG